A single window of Thalassomonas viridans DNA harbors:
- a CDS encoding DUF2391 family protein, whose translation MNLSFNTEDASQVAIGAFALAVPISFSEESWKLGETLPAGNLALLFTLSVVFLGFFAYESVFQGNIKYRIPVFVLRILIAYFIAAFVVALVLISLDKLPVFSEPVVALKRLIIITMPASMGAIIVDSFDKE comes from the coding sequence ATGAACCTTAGTTTTAATACAGAAGATGCAAGTCAGGTTGCCATCGGGGCATTTGCCTTGGCGGTTCCTATTTCATTCTCGGAAGAATCGTGGAAACTGGGTGAAACACTTCCAGCTGGAAATCTTGCCTTGCTGTTTACCTTGTCTGTGGTTTTCTTGGGCTTTTTCGCCTATGAAAGTGTATTTCAGGGCAATATTAAATATAGAATTCCTGTTTTTGTCTTGCGGATTTTAATTGCATATTTTATCGCCGCATTTGTGGTTGCCCTAGTATTAATTTCTTTAGATAAATTGCCGGTGTTCTCAGAGCCTGTGGTGGCTTTAAAGCGGCTAATCATAATAACTATGCCGGCTTCCATGGGAGCGATCATTGTCGATAGTTTCGATAAAGAATAA
- a CDS encoding Mbeg1-like protein, translating to MDLFKYPGVGRSGHFCKGHYLFCNFGYQYLVCKPIDKPDDPLLGLPMMQCYSCEHYARLFLTTLHQWKNPLDIISRLMCYLLGDAHSLSRFNEAQAIDYLVDSLLNRDLLIFEMDEPKMTYSGHWDSEASISDTATNSTLVLNQEEAPKSAAATTQKTVSSSKPTQPPGTHENNSGETASLTTEQANAELLARPLTLEETALTATQRKVRYRQRKALIARTEGAPEIALARERLAFNNDNILRAEAAQYVYRVDEFNREFIKELPAAPVGLELLDPQQIPGMENAVFTSEETGFGAALFKSTINDETMLTFRGTNNGVTGKKDWATNLNQGVGKETKQYNQAMKLALQARYAMGDSVNIVGHSLGGGLASAGVAVSGNKGYTFNAAGLHPATAKRYGGLSNDETSKLITTQAVEGEVLTGLQKHGDKAITGFAGAAGFAFGGPLGAAAAIIAQKSFTGDVPQAVGEMKLLPSVNGGSPATRHYMDQVITGIEAQKEEDKAILNNHIKEYHGD from the coding sequence ATGGATTTGTTTAAGTATCCCGGTGTTGGCCGCAGCGGGCACTTTTGCAAAGGGCACTACCTGTTTTGCAATTTCGGCTATCAGTACCTGGTCTGTAAACCCATAGACAAACCCGATGATCCGTTGCTGGGGCTGCCGATGATGCAATGTTATTCCTGCGAACATTATGCCCGGCTATTTCTAACAACCCTGCATCAATGGAAAAATCCGCTGGATATCATCAGTCGGTTGATGTGCTACCTGCTCGGGGATGCGCATAGCCTGTCGCGGTTTAACGAGGCGCAGGCGATAGATTACCTGGTGGATAGCCTGCTCAACCGGGATTTGCTGATTTTTGAGATGGACGAGCCGAAAATGACCTATAGCGGTCATTGGGACAGTGAAGCATCAATATCAGATACCGCAACAAATTCAACTCTAGTGCTAAATCAGGAGGAAGCTCCTAAATCGGCTGCCGCAACTACACAGAAAACAGTAAGCAGTTCTAAACCAACTCAACCGCCAGGAACCCATGAAAATAATTCTGGTGAAACTGCCAGCCTAACAACCGAGCAAGCCAATGCTGAGCTATTAGCCAGACCCCTGACACTGGAAGAAACCGCCTTAACAGCTACACAAAGAAAAGTACGCTATCGGCAGCGAAAGGCATTAATCGCCAGAACGGAAGGTGCTCCGGAAATAGCCCTGGCCAGGGAACGCCTGGCTTTTAATAATGACAATATTTTACGGGCTGAGGCGGCGCAATATGTTTACCGGGTGGATGAATTTAACCGTGAGTTTATTAAGGAATTACCTGCGGCACCGGTTGGTTTGGAACTGTTGGATCCTCAGCAGATCCCGGGAATGGAAAATGCGGTATTTACCAGTGAGGAAACTGGCTTTGGTGCCGCTTTGTTTAAATCAACTATAAATGATGAAACCATGTTAACTTTTCGTGGCACCAATAATGGTGTTACCGGTAAAAAAGACTGGGCAACGAATCTCAATCAAGGTGTGGGTAAGGAAACCAAGCAGTATAATCAAGCAATGAAGTTAGCATTACAAGCCCGTTATGCTATGGGGGATAGTGTCAATATAGTTGGCCATTCTCTTGGAGGTGGCTTGGCTTCTGCTGGGGTTGCGGTTTCGGGCAATAAGGGATACACCTTTAATGCTGCCGGGCTACATCCGGCTACAGCAAAACGTTATGGTGGTTTAAGTAATGATGAAACCAGCAAGCTTATTACAACTCAAGCGGTGGAAGGGGAAGTGCTTACAGGATTACAAAAACATGGCGATAAAGCCATTACAGGCTTTGCCGGTGCTGCTGGTTTTGCTTTTGGTGGACCATTAGGGGCAGCGGCCGCAATAATTGCACAGAAATCTTTTACTGGTGATGTACCTCAGGCCGTAGGTGAAATGAAGTTATTACCCAGTGTAAACGGTGGCAGCCCAGCAACTCGACATTATATGGATCAAGTGATCACCGGTATCGAAGCACAGAAAGAAGAAGATAAAGCGATTTTGAATAATCATATAAAGGAATATCATGGTGACTGA
- a CDS encoding ankyrin repeat domain-containing protein: MVTDSKPLNSANKFRQVCNKLAKIFGFLSLGLIAGCNMGNKMKAEEFFTSEMVLLLKTIKQGNGEKAKSMINDGLKLNSHGDEGITPLFWLMLDKDLQAIELALTLGADPNFTTPDGRHPVASVVGEGNDDILALLLKFGGDANAVDLDGEPAIFSSIGADNWQQINMLIDAGADLNKTNKSAENSILHAAYLNKFEIIYKLKGLGGDFHLPSAGGVTLAWQIHDKLSRNMLNPEYEAYSWAIKTKDFLIEKGINFPPLSPEQVRERMKNGEAIN; encoded by the coding sequence ATGGTGACTGACAGTAAACCTCTTAATTCTGCAAATAAATTTAGACAGGTATGTAATAAGCTGGCAAAAATATTTGGTTTTTTGTCATTGGGACTTATCGCGGGTTGCAATATGGGAAACAAGATGAAAGCAGAAGAATTTTTTACCTCTGAAATGGTGTTGTTGTTAAAAACAATCAAGCAAGGAAATGGAGAAAAAGCCAAGTCTATGATAAATGACGGCCTTAAGCTGAACAGCCATGGGGATGAGGGTATTACCCCTTTATTTTGGCTAATGCTGGACAAAGATCTTCAAGCAATCGAATTGGCGTTAACATTGGGGGCTGATCCTAATTTCACAACACCGGACGGGCGTCACCCGGTTGCTTCTGTTGTTGGTGAAGGTAATGATGATATCTTGGCGTTGTTATTGAAATTTGGCGGAGATGCTAACGCGGTAGACCTTGATGGAGAACCGGCAATTTTTTCTTCGATTGGTGCAGATAATTGGCAACAGATCAATATGTTAATTGATGCTGGAGCTGATTTGAATAAAACCAACAAATCAGCAGAAAATTCAATTTTACATGCTGCTTATTTAAATAAGTTTGAAATCATATATAAATTGAAAGGGCTGGGGGGAGATTTTCATCTGCCGAGTGCGGGAGGGGTAACACTTGCCTGGCAAATTCATGATAAATTATCTAGAAATATGCTTAATCCAGAATATGAGGCTTATAGCTGGGCAATCAAAACTAAAGATTTTTTAATTGAAAAAGGCATTAATTTTCCACCGTTGTCACCTGAGCAAGTCAGGGAGCGGATGAAAAATGGTGAAGCCATAAACTAA
- a CDS encoding DUF1428 domain-containing protein, whose amino-acid sequence MSYVDGFIAAVPTTNKDKYLEHAKTTAVVFKEHGALKVVETWGDDVPEGEVTSFPMAVKSKEDETVVFSWVIWPSKEVRDAGWQAMMEDPRMQPEQNPMPFDGRRLIYGRAFKILCQPKNLLNI is encoded by the coding sequence ATGTCTTATGTTGATGGTTTTATAGCGGCTGTACCTACTACAAACAAAGATAAATATTTAGAGCATGCAAAAACTACTGCTGTTGTATTTAAAGAGCATGGTGCATTAAAGGTTGTAGAAACCTGGGGAGATGATGTTCCGGAAGGTGAGGTAACTTCATTTCCAATGGCTGTAAAAAGTAAGGAAGATGAAACCGTAGTTTTTTCCTGGGTTATCTGGCCGTCTAAAGAGGTTCGCGACGCAGGCTGGCAAGCCATGATGGAAGATCCGAGAATGCAGCCGGAGCAAAACCCAATGCCTTTTGATGGCCGGCGCTTAATTTATGGGAGGGCGTTCAAAATTCTGTGTCAGCCTAAAAATCTCTTAAATATCTAG
- a CDS encoding IS256 family transposase has translation MSNSFDFESALKALQSGKPLNGKDGVLTPLIKQLTEAALQAELEQHLESCEEPNRKNGSTTKTVKSSSGTFELNTPRDRTGSFEPQLIKKNQTKLTDEIDSKILSMFALGMSYSDIRQHVSDMYGLEVSQATISGITDRLIPEMKEWQQRPLDEVYPFVWLDAIHYKVKDNGRYVSKAVYSILGLTVEGKKELLGLYISQSEGANYWLSVLTDLHNRGVKDILIASVDGLTGFPEAIATIYPDTEVQLCVIHQIRHSMKYVASKNQKAFMHDLKPVYRAATREAAEMALDELELKWGSQYPLVLQSWRRKWENLSVYFKYPDYVRKAIYTTNAIEAVHRQFRKLTKTKGAFPNENSLMKLLYAGILNSSKKWTMPIQNWNLTLSQLAIYFDGRLDEVLDI, from the coding sequence ATGTCCAACTCGTTTGATTTCGAATCTGCTTTAAAAGCATTACAGTCCGGTAAACCCCTTAATGGTAAAGATGGCGTTCTTACACCATTAATCAAACAACTGACAGAAGCAGCCCTCCAGGCTGAATTAGAGCAGCATTTAGAGAGTTGCGAAGAGCCGAATCGTAAGAACGGCTCAACAACCAAAACCGTTAAATCTTCATCCGGTACCTTCGAACTCAATACGCCAAGAGACCGCACAGGCAGCTTCGAACCGCAGCTGATAAAGAAGAATCAAACCAAGCTTACCGATGAAATTGACAGTAAAATTTTATCGATGTTTGCCCTGGGCATGAGCTACAGCGATATACGTCAGCATGTCAGTGATATGTATGGCTTAGAGGTTTCTCAAGCGACTATCAGCGGTATTACTGACCGGTTAATACCCGAGATGAAAGAATGGCAACAAAGACCACTTGATGAGGTTTACCCCTTTGTTTGGCTCGATGCTATTCACTACAAAGTTAAAGACAACGGCCGTTATGTCAGCAAGGCCGTATACAGCATCCTGGGGTTAACAGTTGAAGGGAAGAAAGAACTGCTGGGCCTCTACATCTCACAAAGTGAGGGAGCTAATTACTGGTTGTCTGTGCTGACTGACCTTCATAACCGTGGCGTGAAGGATATCCTCATCGCCAGTGTTGATGGCCTGACGGGGTTCCCGGAAGCGATAGCCACCATTTACCCGGATACCGAGGTTCAGCTGTGTGTTATTCATCAAATCCGTCACTCAATGAAGTATGTCGCCTCAAAAAATCAAAAGGCCTTCATGCATGACCTAAAACCTGTTTACCGCGCTGCAACCCGGGAAGCAGCAGAAATGGCACTGGATGAATTAGAACTCAAATGGGGAAGCCAATACCCGCTTGTTTTACAGTCCTGGCGCCGCAAATGGGAAAATTTAAGTGTCTATTTTAAATATCCGGATTACGTCAGAAAAGCCATTTACACGACCAATGCCATTGAAGCCGTCCATCGCCAGTTTCGTAAATTGACTAAAACGAAAGGGGCCTTCCCGAATGAAAATAGCTTGATGAAGCTGCTGTATGCAGGCATATTGAATTCTTCAAAGAAGTGGACAATGCCGATTCAAAACTGGAATCTGACATTGTCCCAGTTAGCGATTTACTTCGATGGCCGCCTTGATGAAGTGCTAGATATTTAA
- a CDS encoding acyltransferase family protein has protein sequence MEIRKLNMLRALAALIVLISHFSDAAGWLDACLGGRAGQYGVMLFFLLSGFLMSYLYFDREFSKQNIKQYALARGGRVLPLFLLVVFISYISPFFGYEGLYPISEFETLVSHLVFIYGDSVLWTIAPEIHFYVIFIGLWFLASWRPGYIYVLIAASLVLLFLANFPRPHGSIQGFQYDLHLFRSLPYFLVGVLLGMHYKSFKVPEYLNKSWFILALVLIPVMFPQFSPVVSDAKTRMWLSYEVLFVMSAVFFCIVFLVPDRSIMLSNKLGDFLGRISYSLYLLHMPILSTVNELDIQVEMKLLLFLLLSVVAAFISYETIEKPVLKLVRSVAANKYSSQPVDSVIAQPGHANR, from the coding sequence TTGGAAATAAGAAAATTAAACATGCTGCGGGCACTGGCGGCCCTGATTGTGCTGATAAGCCATTTTAGCGATGCAGCCGGTTGGTTAGATGCCTGTTTGGGAGGGCGTGCAGGCCAATACGGCGTAATGCTGTTTTTCTTGCTGAGTGGCTTTTTAATGTCTTATCTCTATTTTGACAGGGAATTCAGTAAGCAGAATATTAAGCAATACGCACTCGCCAGGGGGGGAAGAGTTCTGCCGCTGTTTTTGTTGGTTGTGTTTATTTCTTATATCTCGCCATTTTTCGGATATGAAGGTTTATATCCGATCTCAGAGTTCGAAACCCTGGTTTCCCATTTAGTCTTTATCTATGGCGATAGTGTTTTATGGACGATTGCCCCTGAGATACATTTTTACGTTATTTTTATCGGCTTGTGGTTTCTGGCTTCCTGGAGGCCGGGGTATATTTATGTGCTGATTGCGGCAAGCCTTGTTTTATTGTTCTTAGCAAACTTTCCCCGCCCGCATGGCAGCATTCAAGGTTTTCAGTATGATTTGCATCTGTTCAGGAGCCTGCCGTATTTTCTCGTAGGCGTGCTTTTGGGAATGCACTATAAGTCGTTTAAAGTACCTGAATACCTTAATAAAAGTTGGTTTATTCTTGCGCTGGTCTTAATACCTGTCATGTTTCCTCAATTCTCTCCCGTTGTTTCGGATGCTAAAACAAGAATGTGGCTGAGTTATGAGGTGTTGTTTGTTATGTCGGCAGTGTTCTTTTGCATTGTTTTTCTGGTACCGGACAGGAGCATTATGCTGTCGAATAAATTAGGTGATTTTCTTGGCAGGATCTCTTATTCACTTTATTTGCTGCATATGCCTATTTTATCGACGGTGAACGAGCTTGATATTCAGGTTGAAATGAAGCTTTTGCTATTTTTGCTGTTAAGTGTTGTTGCAGCTTTTATATCTTATGAAACGATAGAAAAACCGGTATTAAAGCTGGTAAGAAGTGTTGCGGCTAACAAATATAGTTCGCAGCCAGTTGATAGCGTTATAGCGCAACCAGGTCATGCAAATAGATAG
- a CDS encoding cupin domain-containing protein, with amino-acid sequence MSKSAAITINNEFSRVKFLKGRTPETTDEEARDAFALLSEYRDGGVYIAHYSGFSEWERHPQGDEFVQVVEGSTTLILLEESQERRNALSAGQMLVIPQGVWHRFESPEGVKVMTITPQPTEHSVEHPEAK; translated from the coding sequence GTGTCGAAGTCTGCGGCAATTACGATAAATAATGAGTTTTCAAGAGTAAAGTTTTTAAAAGGCAGAACGCCGGAAACTACGGATGAGGAAGCCAGGGATGCTTTCGCATTATTGTCTGAATACCGGGATGGCGGGGTATATATTGCCCATTATTCCGGGTTCAGTGAGTGGGAGAGACATCCTCAGGGGGATGAGTTTGTTCAGGTGGTCGAAGGCAGTACGACTTTGATTCTTTTGGAAGAAAGCCAGGAACGCCGTAATGCGTTATCTGCCGGTCAAATGCTGGTGATCCCGCAAGGTGTGTGGCATCGTTTTGAATCTCCTGAGGGGGTTAAAGTGATGACAATTACACCGCAACCAACCGAGCATAGTGTTGAGCACCCGGAAGCTAAATAA
- a CDS encoding thioredoxin family protein yields MKITTTGFNPDYTEDAPTFEQVSELPGDAILEFGAPWCSHCQEAAPAVQEVLTEYSNLPHIKIYDGKGKPLGRAFKVKLWPTVILLRDGKELARLVRPVSAEEVRQLVSKNL; encoded by the coding sequence ATGAAAATTACAACCACGGGATTTAACCCGGATTATACCGAAGACGCACCGACCTTTGAGCAGGTAAGCGAATTACCAGGCGATGCAATTCTTGAGTTTGGCGCTCCCTGGTGCAGTCACTGCCAGGAGGCCGCACCGGCAGTGCAGGAAGTGCTGACGGAATATTCGAACCTGCCCCATATCAAGATATATGACGGCAAGGGGAAACCTTTGGGACGGGCCTTTAAGGTGAAGTTGTGGCCGACTGTGATTTTATTGCGTGACGGTAAAGAGCTGGCACGCCTGGTACGGCCGGTATCTGCTGAAGAGGTTCGTCAGCTGGTGTCGAAAAATCTATGA
- a CDS encoding phytanoyl-CoA dioxygenase family protein, with protein MKNEYAANGYFVVKGLFKADELQKVREVLLEFHASWQQKNAAFYAEKAINSAYLTGTEHLGEAGRNVLFRLIGSSRLMDIAATVLKRQPTFMNTQLFFDPVNKSQMNYWHRDPQYHLSVEEQQAALAGPDVVHFRLPLVDEPGIELVPGTHQRWDSDEELEIRLEQNGRKNHEPLSGGVTVELAAGDLLVFSANMIHRGLYGNGRLSLDILLCEPEPDLAKFVRDDCLPDREVMASLENAGAFESTIAIKKNIGGY; from the coding sequence ATGAAAAATGAATACGCAGCGAACGGATATTTTGTAGTTAAAGGCTTATTTAAGGCGGATGAGCTGCAAAAGGTGCGGGAAGTTTTGCTGGAGTTTCATGCTTCGTGGCAGCAAAAAAATGCAGCATTTTATGCCGAGAAAGCCATTAATTCAGCCTACCTTACCGGCACTGAGCATTTGGGTGAGGCTGGCAGAAACGTGTTGTTTCGCCTTATAGGTTCGTCCCGGCTGATGGATATTGCAGCTACGGTTTTGAAGCGCCAGCCAACCTTTATGAATACGCAGTTATTTTTTGATCCTGTTAACAAGTCGCAAATGAACTACTGGCACAGGGATCCGCAATATCATTTGTCTGTTGAAGAGCAGCAAGCGGCGCTGGCCGGGCCGGATGTTGTGCATTTTCGGCTCCCTTTAGTTGATGAACCCGGCATAGAGCTGGTTCCCGGCACGCATCAACGATGGGACAGTGATGAAGAGCTTGAGATCAGGTTAGAACAAAATGGTCGGAAAAATCATGAGCCTTTGTCTGGCGGCGTAACCGTAGAGCTGGCGGCGGGAGATTTATTGGTGTTTTCTGCCAATATGATCCACCGTGGGTTGTACGGCAACGGGCGTTTGTCATTGGATATCTTGTTGTGTGAGCCGGAACCGGACCTGGCAAAGTTTGTCCGTGATGATTGCCTGCCTGATCGAGAAGTTATGGCGTCCCTTGAAAATGCCGGTGCTTTTGAAAGCACTATCGCAATTAAAAAGAATATTGGCGGCTACTAG
- a CDS encoding heavy metal-binding domain-containing protein, giving the protein MIYTTTETVPGKEIVEVLGVVTGNVVQSKHIGRDIMAGLKSIVGGEIRGYTEMLNEARNMAVERLVASASQKGADAVVGIRFSTSAIMDGSSEIMVFGTAVKLGV; this is encoded by the coding sequence ATGATTTATACAACCACTGAAACCGTTCCCGGTAAAGAAATTGTTGAAGTACTTGGTGTTGTGACCGGTAACGTAGTGCAGTCAAAGCACATCGGGCGCGATATTATGGCCGGTTTAAAAAGCATAGTTGGCGGAGAAATTCGCGGTTATACCGAAATGCTTAACGAAGCCAGGAATATGGCGGTTGAACGTTTAGTGGCAAGTGCCAGCCAGAAAGGAGCTGATGCGGTTGTTGGCATACGGTTTAGCACCAGTGCCATTATGGACGGTTCTTCTGAGATTATGGTGTTCGGCACTGCGGTTAAACTGGGAGTATAA
- a CDS encoding DUF6176 family protein, with protein sequence MMEYASGLIKLKPGTEHKVELWRETIASRLDEAVATLQDEEVQIESWFKIEINGDKYLLWYLRAKSIKRVFEISMQLKHPIDQFHYDLMAEITAEGGNISAQPLIDIPRDTGARAV encoded by the coding sequence ATGATGGAGTACGCCTCAGGATTAATTAAGTTAAAACCAGGCACTGAGCATAAGGTGGAGCTGTGGCGGGAGACTATAGCTTCCCGTCTGGATGAAGCCGTCGCAACCTTGCAGGACGAAGAGGTGCAGATAGAGTCCTGGTTTAAGATAGAAATAAACGGCGATAAATACTTGCTTTGGTATTTGCGCGCCAAGTCGATAAAACGTGTTTTCGAAATCTCCATGCAGTTAAAGCATCCCATCGATCAGTTTCATTATGATCTGATGGCGGAGATCACCGCAGAGGGGGGGAATATTTCGGCCCAGCCCCTGATTGATATACCGCGTGACACCGGTGCGCGTGCTGTTTAA
- a CDS encoding adenylate kinase: MKKVAVFGNAGAGKSTTSKKLAALTGLELYVLDKVKFSAGGAEVPHQQYLTAHAEILAKNEWLIDGYGCLESTWTRLAEADTLVYIDLPIQVHFWWVSKRFLKGLFQPPQGWPENTPLLKSTINSYRVLWLCHKKLTPAYRKYVAEAAKTKTLYHLRSKADIASFLQSITKTSR, translated from the coding sequence ATGAAAAAAGTAGCCGTTTTTGGCAACGCCGGTGCAGGCAAATCAACTACCAGTAAAAAGCTCGCGGCGCTCACCGGTCTTGAATTATACGTGCTGGATAAAGTGAAATTCTCCGCAGGCGGCGCCGAAGTTCCGCACCAGCAATACCTGACGGCTCACGCAGAGATCTTAGCTAAAAACGAATGGCTTATAGACGGCTATGGCTGTTTGGAGTCCACCTGGACCCGCCTTGCCGAGGCCGACACTCTGGTATATATCGACCTGCCCATCCAGGTACATTTTTGGTGGGTAAGCAAACGTTTTCTCAAGGGGCTTTTTCAGCCCCCGCAAGGCTGGCCGGAAAATACACCACTGCTCAAAAGCACAATTAACAGTTACCGCGTGCTTTGGCTGTGCCATAAAAAACTGACCCCGGCATATCGCAAGTATGTCGCCGAGGCCGCCAAAACAAAAACCCTCTACCATTTACGCTCAAAAGCCGATATTGCCAGCTTTCTGCAATCAATAACTAAAACAAGCCGATGA
- a CDS encoding ribonuclease Z produces the protein MELLFLGTSSGTPTKARNVSATAIKVPNAKSWCLVDCGEGTQHQVLRTNLSLNSLQAIFITHVHGDHSYGLPGLLASAAMAGRQDKLYLVGPPQIEALINAVCTLTDLYLPYELVFIDSARLNDCPPDLDLGVSAIKLSHRVPSHAFSFSYQAHERKLDIDKLKRAGIRPGPHWGELQKGRNVELDGKLLIADDYLLPAPQARKIIICGDNDTPDLLSDEVKNANVVVHEATYTYDIAQKVGSGPMHSSAKIVAEFAGEHQVDNLVLTHFSARYQNDGSKSPSIFDIEQEARKYYSGNLVLAQDFDGYRLDKNGVLTKL, from the coding sequence ATGGAATTATTATTTTTAGGTACCTCATCAGGTACTCCCACAAAAGCCAGGAACGTGTCGGCAACGGCGATAAAAGTCCCGAATGCCAAAAGTTGGTGTCTGGTTGATTGCGGTGAGGGCACCCAGCACCAGGTTTTAAGGACCAACTTGTCTTTAAACAGTTTGCAGGCGATTTTTATCACCCATGTGCACGGGGATCACAGCTATGGTTTGCCCGGTTTGCTGGCAAGCGCCGCCATGGCCGGGCGACAGGACAAGTTATACCTGGTGGGCCCGCCACAGATAGAGGCCCTGATTAACGCCGTTTGCACCCTGACCGATTTATACCTGCCTTATGAGCTGGTGTTTATCGATTCTGCCAGGCTTAATGATTGCCCGCCGGATTTGGACCTGGGGGTTAGTGCAATTAAATTATCGCACCGGGTGCCGTCGCATGCGTTCAGTTTCAGTTACCAGGCCCACGAGCGCAAGCTGGATATTGATAAATTAAAGCGTGCCGGTATCAGGCCCGGTCCTCATTGGGGCGAGTTGCAAAAAGGCAGGAATGTCGAGCTCGACGGCAAGCTGCTTATTGCAGATGATTATCTGTTGCCGGCGCCGCAAGCCCGGAAGATTATTATCTGCGGCGATAATGATACGCCGGACTTACTGTCGGATGAGGTGAAAAACGCCAATGTCGTAGTGCATGAGGCAACCTACACCTATGATATCGCGCAGAAGGTGGGCAGTGGGCCTATGCACAGCAGCGCAAAAATTGTCGCTGAATTTGCCGGTGAACATCAGGTAGATAATCTGGTGCTGACGCATTTCAGCGCCCGCTATCAAAATGATGGCTCAAAGAGCCCTTCTATTTTTGATATTGAACAGGAAGCCAGAAAATATTATAGCGGCAACCTTGTACTCGCCCAGGATTTTGACGGCTACAGGCTGGATAAAAATGGTGTACTTACCAAGCTTTAA
- a CDS encoding 2TM domain-containing protein: MIVRKLRLQRGWSQEQLAELSGLSVRTIQRIERGQSAGLESMKSLAAVFEIELTELQQEKAMNDKAMSDKIQVSAQEEEAIEYVRNIKDFYTHLITYLLVVAGLFVFNYIVTPGYIWAWWTALGWGIGVVSHALSVFEVVNLFGADWEKRQVEKRLGRKL; encoded by the coding sequence ATGATAGTTCGAAAATTAAGACTTCAACGGGGTTGGTCTCAGGAGCAATTGGCTGAGTTAAGCGGTTTAAGTGTCAGGACCATTCAGCGGATAGAAAGAGGGCAAAGTGCCGGACTGGAGTCGATGAAATCCTTGGCTGCTGTTTTTGAAATTGAATTAACGGAATTACAGCAGGAGAAAGCGATGAACGATAAAGCTATGAGCGACAAAATACAAGTGTCAGCCCAGGAAGAAGAGGCCATTGAATACGTCAGAAACATTAAAGATTTTTATACTCACCTGATCACTTACCTGTTGGTGGTGGCAGGTTTGTTTGTGTTCAATTATATCGTCACCCCGGGTTATATTTGGGCCTGGTGGACTGCCCTGGGGTGGGGTATAGGAGTTGTTTCCCATGCCCTGAGCGTGTTTGAAGTTGTTAACCTTTTTGGCGCTGACTGGGAAAAAAGACAAGTCGAAAAAAGGCTGGGCAGAAAACTGTGA
- the sugE gene encoding quaternary ammonium compound efflux SMR transporter SugE translates to MAWIVLVVAGMFEIVWAVGLKHTEGFTRLWPSVITLGAMWISFACLSYALKTIPMGNAYAVWTGIGAVGVAIVGIVWFNELADIRRIACIGLIVLGIVGLKLLDSGASTA, encoded by the coding sequence GTGGCCTGGATTGTTTTAGTGGTTGCCGGGATGTTTGAAATTGTGTGGGCGGTAGGGCTTAAACATACGGAAGGATTTACCAGGCTCTGGCCTTCGGTGATCACCTTGGGCGCCATGTGGATCAGTTTTGCCTGCCTGTCGTATGCTCTAAAAACTATTCCTATGGGCAATGCCTATGCCGTGTGGACAGGAATAGGCGCCGTTGGCGTGGCTATTGTCGGTATTGTCTGGTTTAACGAGCTGGCGGATATCCGGCGTATTGCCTGTATCGGCCTGATTGTGTTGGGGATTGTCGGTTTAAAATTGCTGGACTCGGGGGCAAGTACGGCGTAG